ACGTTCCTCGCGAACGTCGCGGCGGCGGAGTACTTCGTCCAGCGCCGAATGGAGGGTCCGTACCGCGATCTGGTCGCGCTCGTGCAGTTCGGCAACGAGGCGTACATCGTCACGCCGTTCACGAACGACTACCGGAACATCCTGCTGAGCATCAGCCTGATCGGCACCCCGGAGGAGTACCATCGCTTCCCGGATCACGGCACCCTCGTCATGAACGCGATCAACCGGGGCGTGCAACTGTTCCGGACGTTCGACTACCTCGGCGCCGCCGGCAACCTGATGGTCATCTTCAGCGACGGGCAGGACACGCATGCGCGGTTCGAGGACGTCACGCTCGACGATATCGTGCGCGAAGCGGCGGAGAACGAGATTCCCGTTTATTTCATCCGGACCGCCTACGCCCAGCAGCTGGGCGACATCGTCTCCGATCAGCAGTGGAAGCTGGCGGTGGAGCGGACCGGCGGGCGGTTCTTTCCGGCGGAGAACGAGTCCGCGATCCTGGCCGCGATCGAGGAGATCGACCGGCTCGCGGAGGGTCAGATCCGCGTGCGCCGCTACGAGGCGAGCGAGCCGCGGTTCGCACCGTTCGCGCTGGCCGCCGTGTTCTGCTGGATCGGTGCGGCCGGGCTGACGCTCGGCATGCGGCCGCTCCGGAAGTTCCCGTGACGAGAAGCAGCCACCCGGGGCCGCACGGAGTGAAGGAAGCGGTACGAACGGA
Above is a window of Acidobacteriota bacterium DNA encoding:
- a CDS encoding VWA domain-containing protein, with product MPTELLALVPDTLRALPSAAAGTFAWLRAETAALAAGVLILLAAAALARHLLRPRAPGSGNVVLPAVLSGTVAPRPLLRPLRHAPFVLALAGLAAFAAAFADPQATLARSEETHPGHRIAVLIDASLSMNTAFATERLQAGNTFLANVAAAEYFVQRRMEGPYRDLVALVQFGNEAYIVTPFTNDYRNILLSISLIGTPEEYHRFPDHGTLVMNAINRGVQLFRTFDYLGAAGNLMVIFSDGQDTHARFEDVTLDDIVREAAENEIPVYFIRTAYAQQLGDIVSDQQWKLAVERTGGRFFPAENESAILAAIEEIDRLAEGQIRVRRYEASEPRFAPFALAAVFCWIGAAGLTLGMRPLRKFP